The genomic window CGGGCGCCGGGCTTCAGGCTCGCGTACCCGCGGTAATCGGCGCTGGCGATGGCGAACGTGAATCCGCCGGGCACCCGGATGTCGAGACCGAGCTGGCAGTTCTTGCGGAAGTCCAGTGGATTCGCCTTCGGCCCGACCGAGGCGGTGTACTCCGAATAGCTGACCGTGAACGCGGTGTTGTCCGGCGAGACCTGGACGTCGGCGCTGTTCTCCGGGCAGCCGGAGCCGTTCACCGACACCACGTCGATCACCATCATCTTGTCCGGCTTCGGGGCCGCGTCCGGCGCGGCCTGAACTGGAGCGGACATCGCGAGTGCGCCGAGAAGTGCTGTTCCGGCGGTCATCGAACGCAACATGAGAATTCCCCCCGTTGGGTTTCGCATTCCTTTTCCTGAAGCATTCTCGGCTCGCTGGAAGGCTCGCTGGAAAAAGGATCCGAAGAATTGTTTACTCGATAACCCTAGCGATTTCGGGAACTGTCGGAAGCAGGGCGCGGAACAGCCGTACCAGAGTGCGGACAACACGGCCATTCGGCCGGATCTGCGCAAACGCCGCCCATGCCCTCACGGGGTGTGCTACGTCCGCCCTCGCCGGTTTCGTCGGCCCTCGCCGGGCGTGCCGGGTCAGAGCAGGCCGGGCAGGGCCAGCAGGGTCATGCCGAGGCCGGCCACCACGATCACGGCCGCGGTCGCGGTCGGCAGGCGCCGGGTCAGCAGGGTGTTCCATCGGCCGGCGCCCAGCCGGTGCAGGCGCTCACCCCAGTGCGCGAGGGCGAAACCGAGGCCGGTGAGGGTGGCGGCCAGGCCGATGCCGTAGGCCAGCACCAGCAGCACGCCGTACCAGGCCCGGCCGAGTGCCGCCGCGCCGAGCAGGACCACCACCGCGGACGGGCTGGGGGACAGGCCGCCGGCGAAACCCATCGCCAGCATGGTGCGCACGCGTAACGGCTGGTCCGGATCGGGCACGTGATGGACGTGCGAGTGACCGCCATGGCTGTGCACATGCGGCGTGTCATGGGCGTGGGCGTGCTCGTGATCATGCGGATGCGGATGCGGGTGTGGGTGTGGGTGTGGGTGTGGGTGTGGGTGCGAATGTCCCGCGGGCACCAGATGACCGTGATCGTGGTGCTGGTGAGCGCGCATCCGGTGGACGGCCTGGTGCA from Actinoplanes derwentensis includes these protein-coding regions:
- a CDS encoding DUF4360 domain-containing protein — its product is MLRSMTAGTALLGALAMSAPVQAAPDAAPKPDKMMVIDVVSVNGSGCPENSADVQVSPDNTAFTVSYSEYTASVGPKANPLDFRKNCQLGLDIRVPGGFTFAIASADYRGYASLKPGARGQQIASYYFQGHSNTTRSTHDFKGPIEDSWQRTDKVAIAATSFLPCGERRYLNINTELRVNRGTSDAKKHTNFLTMDSTDASLSTLYRVVWQKC